A genomic window from Nicotiana sylvestris chromosome 11, ASM39365v2, whole genome shotgun sequence includes:
- the LOC104240941 gene encoding 3,9-dihydroxypterocarpan 6A-monooxygenase-like, whose amino-acid sequence MAKEFLKAHEISFASRPKTVAVDCLAYDAKGFSFAPYGPYTKSMKKLCVSELLGGRTIDLLLPNRRDEIRRFIALLTEKAKYNEAVDLGGELLRLANNVVSRMIMSKRCSENEDEAGGMRKLIQEFAELTGKFNLSDFMWFCKDLDLQGFRKSAIDIRNMFDEMIERIINEHQVARRKRNHEGEVVKDLLDILLDKQEDESFEIRLSRENIKAFIMDMFAAGSDTSAIMIEWALAELINHPRIMQKAVQEIDSVVGKNRLVEESDIENLPYLQAIIKETLRLHPAAPMIVRISSEDCKIGEYAIPAKTRLFVNIWSINRNQDYWENPLEFQPERFLSEEKSAKVQLDVRGQHYEFLPFGSGRRGCCYYACICK is encoded by the exons ATGGCGAAAGAGTTCCTCAAAGCTCATGAAATCTCATTCGCTAGTCGACCAAAAACAGTTGCTGTAGACTGCTTAGCTTATGATGCAAAAGGCTTCTCTTTTGCACCTTATGGACCTTACACAAAATCCATGAAGAAGCTATGTGTTTCTGAACTTCTTGGTGGTCGAACAATTGACTTGCTTCTTCCAAATAGACGCGATGAAATAAGACGTTTTATTGCATTACTAACAGAAAAGGCCAAATATAATGAGGCTGTGGATCTGGGAGGTGAGCTTTTAAGGTTGGCAAATAATGTTGTTTCAAGAATGATAATGAGCAAAAGATGTTCTGAGAATGAAGATGAAGCTGGGGGTATGAGAAAGCTCATTCAAGAGTTTGCTGAACTGACTGGAAAGTTTAATCTATCAGATTTTATGTGGTTTTGTAAGGATCTTGATTTGCAAGGATTTCGAAAAAGTGCAATAGATATCCGCAACATGTTTGATGAGATGATTGAGAGGATCATAAATGAGCACCAAGTGGCAAGGAGGAAGAGAAATCATGAAGGTGAAGTAGTCAAAGACCTACTTGATATTTTGCTAGATAAACAGGAAGATGAAAGCTTTGAGATACGATTAAGCAGAGAGAACATCAAAGCCTTTATCATG GACATGTTTGCTGCTGGAAGTGATACATCAGCTATTATGATAGAGTGGGCACTAGCAGAGCTGATTAACCATCCCCGCATAATGCAGAAAGCTGTACAAGAAATTGATTCCGTCGTTGGAAAGAACCGTCTCGTCGAAGAATCGGACATAGAAAACCTTCCCTACCTTCAAGCCATCATCAAAGAAACTCTAAGACTTCATCCTGCAGCACCAATGATAGTCAGAATATCAAGTGAAGACTGCAAAATAGGGGAATACGCAATTCCAGCAAAGACTAGACTATTCGTGAATATTTGGAGCATTAACAGGAATCAAGATTACTGGGAAAATCCACTTGAATTTCAACCAGAAAGATTTTTGAGTGAAGAGAAAAGCGCTAAAGTTCAATTAGATGTAAGGGGACAACACTATGAATTTTTGCCATTTGGATCTGGGCGAAGAGGTTGTTGTTATTAtgcctgtatttgtaaataa